The Raphanus sativus cultivar WK10039 chromosome 6, ASM80110v3, whole genome shotgun sequence sequence CTCTCCTCCAACTCACGCACTTGGGAACTTCAGATAAAGAAgctaaaaatgaaaagaaaacaatattttttaaagtattGCACTTAGACCCCTAAActgtttgtttattataaagTAAGGACCTTTTAGCGGATTCCAGAAGAATTAAATAAGACACGGCTGAGATAAAGCTGCGATGTCTCTGTCTCTGTGCAGTAGAATCGGATCTTCCGTCTTAACACGACGCCGTATTCCTTTCGTCGGTGCGTTTTGCGTGTTAAGCTTGGGTCTCTCCTCCTTCTCATCGTCTTCCTTTAAACCGGGTTGTGCTGCACAGTCTCTCTCTTTTGCCCCTCTCTTAAGGTTAAAGGCATTTCGATcgaattttttgtttgtttcttgtgTATACCCTCTATGAACACTGGAGATTGTTGTTATTATTCAGGTCTAAGTTTAGCAGtaaggcttcttcttcttcttcttcatcgatCAAAATGGAGGAAAGCAGCAAAACTGTGCCCAGCATTGTTGTTTACGTCACTGTTCCTAACAGAGAAGCAGGTTCTTTAGTTTTCTATCTCTAGATTCTATCATTGAgaatgaaaatgttaaaaagttGAAAACTTTCTACCGTATTTGGTGATGACTTTTTGTCTGGTTGAGCAGGAAAGAAGTTGGCTAATAGCATTGTCCGAGAAAAGCTTGCTGCGTGTGTCAACATTGTCCCAGGTTCTCTGATTTTTTTACTTCTTTGTTTCCCCCCACCATGTTGTTCTGTGgttttttgaaatattactttttatgtAACTACAGAGATGTTTTTGGTTAATGGATGCAGGTGTTGAATCGGTGTACGAGTGGGAAGGAAAGGTAAGTAAAGGCAACAACACTTGCAGAAATTTTTTCTGCATTGTTATTTGATCTTATAAAGCTTTAAGACTTGCTAGAAAGATTcagaaatttcaaaatataacagATGGATATTACTTGTGtaatatttttgaacatattAGTATATAATCAATAATATCCCTTTTTTTGACTTGCAGGTTCAGAGTGATTCCGAGGAGCTACTGATAATCAAAACAAGGCAGTCTCTTCTAGAGTCTCTTACCGAGCACGTCAATGCTAATCACGAATACGAGTTACTATTTTCTCTATCACGCATTTTCACATATCTCGAGAATATAAGAGAGAGTTTACTAGTGCTGACTGCCTTGTCTTAAGCTAATAAGTAATTGAACcttgtttacttgttttttttagtGTGCCAGAAGTAATTGCATTGCCCATAACTGGTGGGAGCGACAAGTATCTAGAATGGTTGAAAAACAGTACAAGGAACTGAGACATCTCGCTAGCTTGTCCGTCTGCCCCATCAATGGcttttggagtttttttttctgtttctcaAATAAACAGCTTTCCCCATCTGTGGATTCTGCCATAGTTTGTCATGTGTAATAGTTACTAAGATCAGTTCACTTAAGTGTAGTAAAATTTGTACTCATATATATGTGAGATGCAAACAACCACATCATAGAGAAGGCAATCATGAAAACCTTAGATGTTACAGGTGCTATTAAGCTACAGGATCAGTAACTGGAAGCTGTGACAGTTGTGCCTCCTGAACCTGAGTAGTCTTCTCGGTTTTAAACTGTCGTCCATAGAAGTAAGAGACGAATCCCCACAGGGATAGAAACAGAGAGACACCTTTCTCCGCCTGAAacttctccttgaagaaaatGACAGCCAAAACCTCTGTCAACGGAAGCAGAACACTGATGAGAACCCCAGAGACGAGAGACGATGCACAGAAGATCATCCCAATAGACCCCAAGAAAAACCCTTGCCACATAGTAATAGTTAGACCCTCCAAGCTTAAACTCTCTTGCTTCTCTTGCTAACTCCTGCATAAgttagacaaaaaaaagttaaaacacatCCCCAGTTCTTGATTCTTGAATCCTACTAAGATTATACCTTGAAGTCTCCACTAGCGAGCATCCCAACGAGGCAGAAGCAAGAGGCGACAAAGCACAAGACCAGCTGCATCTTGAGGACAAGCGTGTAGCTGATACTTTGACTAGCTTTCTTGTAAGTAAGCTCCACAAGCGGCAACACAAACGCGTAGAGAACATCCGCAGCAACGGTCATTACAAATCCAACGATATACTCCTTGTGCGTCAGCTTATCACCGTCAGCGTGAAGGGCGAGGCTTCTGGCGCCGAGAGTGAGGAGAACGGTTGATGGaacaatctaaaatatattagaccatTAGTTGGTATATCGACAGCCATTCTAAAACACTAAAGACTCACCCACCTTCTAGTGGATTGCTAGGATCAATGTAGTTTTTAGTGTTTGATCTCAAGCCTGTCTCCGCATTATAACACTTCAACTACTCAAAATTGCAATGACTAAAATGCTCTCCACCActttaataatgttttaaacTTTCTTCTTGATGTGCAAAGCACACAAAAGTTTATCCCGTTGACACTTCTGATTGAAATTTAATGACtagttattttatttgaaataaccGAATAACTAATCAATGCCCCGGTATAATAAATATGCATATTtgatagtttttcttttgaaactaaAACTGTAATTTAAAggagtttttatatatttataaaaaaaaacgtCGAGTATATAATATCAACTATTGCGTTACGAAGTAAAAGATTGTATATTAGTATCACACTATTTGACCTCAACAAGAGCTCAGagtgattattaaaaaaaaaagaagaataaaaactTATTTTCCTTTCAAAAATGAATACAGTCCTTTGTTTTTTAACTTATCTAATCTTCGTTTCATcatgtaaatttatatttgcTTAGCTTTATATCATATGTTACGTTTtctaacaatattttttgtttaatcatttaattttcatataatattttttgcaGGTATGTCAAATATCATGGCAAAACCTGACTTACGCGGACATGGTATTTCTTTTAAGCGTGCAGAAAGCCCTCAAAATGTCAATTTTGAAACTGTTCTCAAGAAAGATAATGTCAATTTTGAAACTGAATATGATTTTTGTAGAAGATGTGTTCATAGTTGTATACGAATATACAAATATGTGCGCAGCTGTGAAAACTTTATTTGTCGTTGTGCTTTTGTATATACTGGTCCATGAAGCCATAAAGGATGTCGAGTATGAATGAATTAACTActatttggtgttttttttttgagaaagtaaCTACtgtttggtgttttgattgAATTTTGTGGAATATCTGGGAAAACACACTttgacattattaaaaaaaagacattACTAACATATTTTGAGAATCTTGTATCCTCATCATAGTACATATActattctttttcattttaaaaatagcAAATACCAAAAATCATTACATATTTCCAATCGCCAAAGTAATACAGTTCATGATTACAAGAGTGGTCTTCATCTCATCATCTCCTTGctcataaacatttttttttttgaaacagacTTGCTCATAAACATGTGTTTCTATTTTAGGTGGTTCTTCGTGTATCTTTGGTTTAATAAACTTCAGATGTAAGTTAAAATCTGAGATACTAGCGCAGTGCATTTGCAAAATGAAACCGTGTTTTCAAAGGTCTGATCAACCAACCCAACCTCAGTACCTTCCAAGAGTGTACACTTTCGTTTTTATGGTTTATTTTCGGTTTTGCAGTTCATTGGTTTCCTAAAAACTGAAACCACACATAATAGAATAAATTACtacattttagcaaaaaaaaaaaggttcaccAATCGGTGGGACAGAAGTAAATAACAAACTACATTTTACCAATTGCAAAAGGATCAAAACCGATATAagaattaatataattaataggGGTCGATCAGGCGTGTCTATATACTATATGCACAATTGCACATAAGGATGGATGATATAAATTATCGTGTGACTACTTAACAATAATTCCATGTTGAAAGCTTGTTTCTCGCATCTCGAATtcaatctaatatatatttaacttcAACTGTGATTCCCCATTGCTggattatatataatatatacatgtacatGGCGGAGGTAGTATATTGTTTTACTCggatcaattttttaataactatATTTTACAGAAAGtcaatttgttaaatttttagtatttcttcagatattaaaaagaaaaagacaagtaaacatttaaaaaaaaatctatataggTCATATGGCCTTTGGTTACAGCTACCTCCGCCACTGTACATGTAGCATATACAGTGGCGGACCCAGTCCGATATTTATGGTGTGTCAACAAATAGACTTTagcccaaaataaaaataattttaataaaaattgagtAATAAAATAGCAAAGCATGGTTCGAACCCAGTTAAGGTGTGTCAGCACAGGAGAATGTCAACCAAATGACCTGCGAAATCTATTATGTAGTTTTACAAAACAGGCGTAACTTAACTTTAACCTGTGTCCATACATGGGTCCGCCTCTGAGAATATCCCCttaatattaaaacagaagcaaaAAACAAGAGTAACCTTCAAAGAGTAACATATTTTCGGAATTGCCATTATTGACGACGTGTCGGCACGAGGTTCCTTCTCAGCTTCTTTTTGAAAGAAGGCTTAAGTATCTTAGGATATTACGGTTTATGCCATTGGACAAACATGCATATTCGTATAAATATGCTATATAGTTTCATGTTCGCATGTGTATATAAAGAAATACGTCAGTTTCTTGATTTGAGTGATTTTGTTTACGTGATTGTTGCATTAATTCTCACCTTCTATATTTCTTCTGATTTTTAATGACATTGACAATGTTCTTTTGTATATGGAAACTCAAATATTACTGCTATTAAATAGAGAGACCTAAGTCCTTATTTTTTGGCAATGAAAATCGAACTATTAGTCGAGTTTCcttcaaaaggaaaaaagaatGGTCTAATTGATTTTTGCATTCATTCACACCTTCTATTTttgtaacatatttttaataacatttataatGTTCTTTTATATATGGAAACCCAATTACTATGCATATTAATTAGAGTAATATTTAATACCGGAGAATAAagatatttttctataattctAATACAAAACTTATTCCGGCCGGGTGGGACtgagaaaatttattaatttttacagaggtattaattaatcattataaattaataaatattaatttgtaatgataaattaataaattatcaatttatagagataaattaataaattattattttatagagataaattaataaattattaatttatagagataaattaataatttaataatttataaagataaaaGTTTCAGtgtgtaatttttaaatttaattaaatttttaatctttattgTTTTCctttatgtatattattaatattccattttcaaagtattttatttattactttgccTATTTTATTTGAAGTAATTCTACTTCCAAGAATTCTATCCTTTAAAAGCGATTCTAACTTATAGAAGTCTATAAATCATGTAGTATTTGTAAACAATGTTCCTCGAGCTTGGCTTGGCTAAGTTCCTATAATATTAagctgttgacaaaaaaaaattatagaagtctataaaatttttgaatacaagataatagatataaatatgtatacataagatttataattattaatttataattttattgggACCGTATATTTACATAGGGATTTCAAAAgaattattatcttattaatttatcgaattcTATCATTTTTTAAACCGGCCCGACTCAGGATCggaaaaatttattaatttatagagattattaatttatagaggttttagtgtatatggtTATTTGTATTATATGCGAGTACAAAATCTATAGAATCATAAAAAGAAATACTATGAAGTCTCTGTTTCAGTTCTGTTTAATTTAGCTTGATCTATGATATGTAAGGGAAAACTTTATTTCGTATgcatgtttaatatatattaactggtttaggatttgggtttaaagtaTACGGtttgggatttagggtttacatttatgtttttagaataatctattctatatttatgttatatatagaaTAGTATATAGCTCGGCGTTTGAAATGCACACACTCATTCTGCATTTTAGACATGAGTATCAAAGAAGTATATGTTTAATACCAAAGATTGATATTGATTGATTGCATGATAGGATAGATTATTTTGGGTTGTCTAGGGTAGTTTCtatataaatatcttaaaaagATTTCAATCACCTCCTTTTGAGTTTGTCCGAAAATAAGctgtattttataaactacagataactgaatattgtaaagaataaaaatgataagaTTATACCAAAGGTtaagaaaatgatgatacaactgcagaggcgagatattatcttcGGATTTGCGTCATTCTGTTAGAAGCCTCGCGAAAACTtgtattatattcttttagtgTTTTTCTGTCggttatctttttattttaaacttttatttataatatctttGAACCCATAGTTAATTCTTAAATCatataaacattaaattatatatatatatatttatatatagttcaATACCATTTGTAATTGCGCGAAAAAGTATATTGCTAAACAGAGTAACCGTGGAAGTATTCGGTGCTATATTAAAGGCCGTTATTCAATTAATTGTAACCTGATGTTTGCAGAACActggaaaaaaattatttattcataattttagacAATTGTGAAGTAATTAAGAACAAAATATACTATAATTGTCATATCAAATTTTTCTacatataaaacaataaatacaaGAATAATAGTAATGGCAATAAGTTCATTTATATCATGTATGTAGATTATATtccattttctaaaaatatatatgtctagATTCTAGATAATTCCCTATACTATATCTTGAACCGGAAATAACATTTactatttccaaaaaaaaaattcaatatcttatatattacccgtttatatttaattatatagacTTTAATACTTCTACAAtgtattcttttaattttataaaatacgtAATGTTGGAAAATAAAACCGGTAAAAATGCTTATCTCACCCCGCGCAGGGCGTTTTGTATATTTCTATGTGTACATACATTTTGCCgactattttgtatatttcgTGAAACCATCAAAAGAATCTCGCTGATCATTTCAGGATTTGAGAGGTTTGCTGGGCGTTTTCTGATTGGTGTGGATCCATCGTACCTCAGCCTCTTTATAATACTCATTAAACTGAGAACCAACTATTTCATGCCTTACGTGTCTTTACGAGCATGCCTTATGGATAAACCTTTTTTGGGAtgcaatatttattttagcaaTTGATGGATCCACACCATTCACCACTTCCCATTGGTAGAAACCATCTGAAGACAACCTCAAATGTAAGTGGTGAATAGATGGTGCGGATCCATCATATCAATGATGAGCAGTTACTAAATGGTGCGGAACCATCAATCGCTAAAATAAATAGTCTTATTAGAGATATGTTGGGccggaagatatgtatcttaCGGATCAAGTTTGTGAAGTCCGTGAAACCCATGAAGACCATCAAGATtaaaaggaaagacttgaagaACAAGTTAATCTCAAGATATTCTTAATATATTTCCATTAAGTGTTTAGGAAAATTAACATTATCTAGTGTCAATATTATGTTAATATTagcactatatatataaatcttgtATTCTCGTATTaaacacaacacaataatatatctTATTCTATTATACTTTACAAGTCTCATCGAATACTTTAGAACTAAAACTGTATCTATGTTAATAGAGCACCTAATTTACATgagttgttattttttttgtaaacatcaTTTATAAAGAACGTTAAGTATAGTCTTAACTATTTTGTAACATAAggtaaaatcaatatttaagaaaatgaagacgtgtttcaaaaagaaaaaagaaaatgaagacaATTGTTTGTTTCTTAACTCTTTTACTCTTTGTTTCATCATGTaagttttcttttggttaactAAGATCAGTATGCATCATATTTTATCATTCTCCAACAGATTATTTAATTGTTTGATATTCTATCAATAGTTTTTGCAGGTGTATGTAATATCAAGGCAAATCCTGATTTAGCAGGCCACGCTCTTCCTTTTAAGCATGCAGAGAGTCCTCAAACATTCGACGATAAGGCCaaacatattttttgttatGGATGTTTTTTTCGTTGTTATAGATGGCCGAGATCGATGGTGGAGAGCTGcgaaaattttatttgtaaatgtCAGTACCGAGATGGTGactaattttaattaataaaataaacaaaataattatagttaTATTCAATCCGTAAATGGACCAATTCCTACACAAAGCCATCGTGGTGCACGAACTAGTTGACCATACTAATTCCTAGATGAACTTAATTTGGCCGACAGTTTCATACACCTAAACGTACAATGAGTCAAATCGAATCTATATGTATTGTACAACAACACACAAGTGTTTCAATTTTTATCACAGAACATGGTACACATGGTTCTTTGCAACATTACAACCCTTTGATACTTTACAAGATGGATCTATTAAATTTATACAGCCCTTTATTCTTACACATAACAACAGTGTCAACCGTCATGATTCAAGTGCAACCCCTTGGCTGCAATCAACTCCAATCTCTGAGAATGCTTCAACAAGTGTTGGGCAGAGTTTAGAGAGCATGATCCTGAAACCGGTGGAGTTTGTGGTTGAAGTCTCCTGCAGTTTCGTTGATGATCCTACAGGGACGCCTTCCATATAAGCCTTGCACGCAGCCAGAACATGCTGAGCCCTATAATCCAACAATTCAGTGTTGATCAAAACGTTCTCTTATGGTAATTTTCATTTTACGTTTGAATTGTTGCAAATAGAATCATACCTTTGGAGGCTTGTGCAGCAACGAATCATGGATTTGCAGGTGATGATGAGGAAAGCGTTCTCATTGTAAACTCAGCGAGTTTTTCTCTTCCTCAGCTCAGCCCAACTGCTTATCATAGCCAGCTTTGTTGAAGTAAGGCTTCTCATTCAGAACAAGAGCCTGAAAGGAGAGAAGGACTTGAAGAATGGAGGAACTCCCTGGGTTCCATACTTCAGTGCCAGAACCACTCCATGTATTCAGCAAACTCAGACAGTGCTCTTCCTGATTCATACAGGTTAGGATTCAGTCGCCTCCCACCCGAATGATAATGTACCATATTCAGAGAGGgagaattcttttttttttctgacgaTTTCACTTACACAACAACAGTTGCATCCTTAGATCACATGATATGCAAGTAACACACATTTAAAAGCTAGAGTGAGCCATAGAGAAGTTAATGTAGTTGAAACTCACTTGTGGATCCTGACTGATCATAACCTTAGTTTACCCACCACCTAGGTCTTTGTGGACCGTCAATATTGCTTCACTGCCACAAACATTATAAATTGTTCGATTAAAATATCAGTAACTATGCTTCTGCACTTTCTCTAGTCCTAAATGCAAGCGATGAAGGAGAACATTAAAAGATGAAcactttaattaaataatcatACAACGTTATGCTGAATGAACTTGCACGTATTCATATAAACTATAGATGACAGAACTTTGTTATTTTCCAAATTGCAGTACATGATATCTCTGCATCTTCGAGgttttacaataattaaaatgtatttttgttataaGCCAGCctagtttgttttttcttcataaTATGTTAATTAAATTTTCTAGGTGGGTCTTACGCAATGAAACATTTTGGTCGATCTTGGCTTTAAACCCCATTTTGGCTACTTGAAATTAGGATTTTGACAGTCATCATGTTACCTTGTGCTCATCGAGTCTTGTAGTTGAAACTGGCACACAAGCTTAGGCTATTTTGATACTAAACGGACCTAAAGTAAGTAAACAGATTGATAACTGGAACATGCTCTCTTAAAATGACAGATCCTTCATCTTAATTAGTTGAAAAGCAATCAGATTTGAAATGGATTGATGAGAAACCAAACTGTATAACAGTTCCGATAGCCGCCCATATTAACGAGTTAATTTAGAATACATTTATGAAGCAAAAATAAAGATTGAGTAGGAATGTAAACCAAGAAGAGGATGCAACATTATAACTTAATGATCTTGCCTTCTTTTGACAAAGATAATCATCGATGGATACAGAAGTAACATCAAATTGACACCATAAAAAAGATTCATTCTCTCTTTGAAGACTCTTCTTGTTACTCTTTCTTTATCTCCCCCTCCTTGTGTTTCCCCTTCTTTGACTTGACGAAACAGAAGCAAGAGCAACAAGGCAGCTGAAACAAAAACTTCATAGTTGGACTAACACAACTACATCCAAGTCTGCCCTTTATGCTTGAGCTTTATAGCAattctatttttctaaatcCGATAACCGTTCCTTTATGGGGTTTCCTTTATTCGTTTCTGCTTTTTGGATGCTTTTCAAACCAAGCTTATTCCCTCTAGATAAGAAGATGCCTCTGCCTACC is a genomic window containing:
- the LOC108809328 gene encoding protein CutA, chloroplastic isoform X1; translation: MSLSLCSRIGSSVLTRRRIPFVGAFCVLSLGLSSFSSSSFKPGCAAQSLSFAPLLRSKFSSKASSSSSSSIKMEESSKTVPSIVVYVTVPNREAGKKLANSIVREKLAACVNIVPGVESVYEWEGKVQSDSEELLIIKTRQSLLESLTEHVNANHEYDVPEVIALPITGGSDKYLEWLKNSTRN
- the LOC108809328 gene encoding protein CutA, chloroplastic isoform X2, translated to MDLKLSNRIGSSVLTRRRIPFVGAFCVLSLGLSSFSSSSFKPGCAAQSLSFAPLLRSKFSSKASSSSSSSIKMEESSKTVPSIVVYVTVPNREAGKKLANSIVREKLAACVNIVPGVESVYEWEGKVQSDSEELLIIKTRQSLLESLTEHVNANHEYDVPEVIALPITGGSDKYLEWLKNSTRN